The Micromonospora sp. NBC_01740 genome includes a window with the following:
- a CDS encoding hemerythrin domain-containing protein: MPDTGAPATRGPEDDVVDLLLAQHARIEELFLLVIGSTGETRRDAFDDLVKLLAAHETAEEEVVHPLARTLPGGGGDAMVDERLAEERQAKETLKTLIAGGVDAEGFDTGIILLRDAVLTHARYEERQEFPLLRQHVPADRLRTMAGAVRMAEATAPTRPHPSAQSAKGNLAAGPALAVIDRVRDAIRRPSSSG; this comes from the coding sequence ATGCCTGACACCGGCGCCCCGGCCACGCGCGGCCCCGAAGACGACGTCGTCGACCTGCTGCTGGCCCAGCACGCGCGGATCGAGGAGCTGTTCCTGCTGGTCATCGGCAGCACCGGGGAGACCCGCCGGGACGCCTTCGACGACCTGGTGAAGCTCCTCGCCGCGCACGAGACCGCCGAGGAGGAGGTCGTCCACCCGCTGGCCCGGACGCTGCCGGGCGGGGGCGGCGACGCCATGGTCGACGAACGCCTCGCCGAGGAGCGTCAGGCCAAGGAGACCCTGAAGACCCTGATCGCCGGCGGTGTCGACGCCGAGGGCTTCGACACCGGCATCATCCTGCTGCGCGACGCGGTGCTCACGCACGCCCGCTACGAGGAACGCCAGGAGTTCCCGCTGCTGCGCCAGCACGTGCCCGCCGACCGGCTGCGCACGATGGCCGGCGCCGTTCGGATGGCGGAGGCGACCGCGCCGACGCGCCCGCACCCGAGCGCCCAGTCCGCGAAGGGCAACCTCGCGGCCGGACCGGCGCTGGCGGTCATCGACCGCGTCCGCGACGCGATCCGCAGGCCGTCGTCCAGCGGCTGA
- a CDS encoding alpha/beta hydrolase family protein, translating into MSSPTTTARTRPVARLAGLALAAVLATAGALAAPPAAQAAANPYERGPAPSVALLEASRGPFATSSQNVSSLSVTGFGGGVIYYPTSTAEGTFGAVAISPGYTAAWSSIDWLGPRIASHGFVVIGIETNTRLDQPDSRGRQLLAALDYLTQRSSVRSRIDASRLAVSGHSMGGGGSLEAAVSRPSLQAAVPLAPWNLDKSWSDVRVPTLIIGGESDSVAPVSSHSEPFYTSIPASSEKAYLELNGASHFFPQTVNTPTARQAVAWLKRFVDDDTRYEQFLCPGPSGSAIQEYRNTCPSA; encoded by the coding sequence GTGTCATCACCAACCACCACCGCCCGTACCCGTCCCGTCGCCCGCCTCGCCGGCCTGGCCCTGGCCGCCGTCCTGGCCACGGCGGGCGCGCTGGCCGCCCCGCCGGCCGCCCAGGCCGCCGCCAACCCGTACGAGCGCGGCCCCGCCCCGAGCGTCGCCCTGCTGGAGGCCAGCCGCGGCCCGTTCGCCACTTCGTCGCAGAACGTCTCCTCGCTCAGCGTCACCGGCTTCGGCGGGGGCGTCATCTACTACCCGACCAGCACCGCCGAGGGCACCTTCGGCGCCGTCGCCATCTCGCCCGGCTACACGGCCGCCTGGTCCAGCATCGACTGGCTCGGGCCGCGGATCGCCTCGCACGGCTTCGTGGTGATCGGCATCGAGACCAACACGCGCCTCGACCAGCCGGACAGCCGCGGTCGGCAACTGCTCGCCGCGCTCGACTACCTGACGCAGCGCAGCTCCGTACGCAGCCGGATCGACGCCAGCCGGCTCGCCGTCTCCGGCCACTCGATGGGTGGCGGCGGCAGCCTGGAGGCCGCGGTCTCCCGGCCGTCGTTGCAGGCCGCGGTGCCGCTCGCGCCGTGGAACCTGGACAAGTCCTGGTCCGACGTCCGGGTGCCGACCCTGATCATCGGCGGGGAGAGCGACAGTGTCGCGCCGGTCTCGTCGCACTCGGAGCCGTTCTACACCAGCATCCCGGCCTCGTCCGAGAAGGCGTACCTGGAGCTCAACGGGGCCAGCCACTTCTTCCCGCAGACCGTCAACACGCCCACCGCCCGGCAGGCGGTCGCCTGGTTGAAGCGGTTCGTCGACGACGACACCCGCTACGAGCAGTTCCTCTGCCCCGGCCCGAGCGGCTCCGCGATCCAGGAGTACCGCAACACCTGCCCGAGCGCCTGA